The following coding sequences are from one Betaproteobacteria bacterium window:
- a CDS encoding phosphate starvation-inducible protein PsiF, with protein sequence MKKIILLLSLSFLAMPVLAATAQQEKMKTCNAKAKGLKGDEFKKVRDECLKAQPAAAAAGTEAKQLTPQQEKMKTCNAKAKGLKGAEFKKVRDACLKA encoded by the coding sequence ATGAAAAAGATCATATTGCTGCTCAGCCTTTCGTTTCTCGCGATGCCAGTCCTGGCCGCCACCGCGCAGCAGGAAAAGATGAAGACCTGCAACGCCAAGGCCAAGGGTCTCAAGGGCGACGAGTTCAAGAAAGTTCGCGATGAATGTCTGAAGGCCCAGCCGGCCGCGGCGGCGGCCGGAACCGAAGCCAAGCAACTCACGCCGCAGCAGGAAAAGATGAAGACCTGCAATGCCAAGGCCAAGGGTCTCAAAGGCGCCGAGTTCAAGAAAGTCCGCGACGCGTGCCTGAAGGCGTAA